In the Hippoglossus stenolepis isolate QCI-W04-F060 chromosome 14, HSTE1.2, whole genome shotgun sequence genome, one interval contains:
- the LOC118121392 gene encoding BMP/retinoic acid-inducible neural-specific protein 3-like, translated as MALWGVVSLSLHCWVCLRSVATAAAAAPPSLPNDKPGGPLDWLLSDKGPFHHSSEYIDFVEKNRQGFSTRYKIYREFGRWKVNNLAVERRDFLESPLPLTPEFIRNIRLLGRRPSTQMVTDNLIRKYGTHFLLSATLGGEEALTIFVDKRKLSKKAEVSDYSGNSSAVTLEALHQLAASYFIDRESTLRKLHHIQIASTAIKVTETRTGPLGCSNYDNLDSVSSVLVQSPENKVQLQGLQMILPDYLRESFVQAALSYIACNGEGGFVCRDSDCWCSCDPKFPECNCPYMDIQAMEDSLQRITETWGILYKEFEESDEFKGFYARLPQNYFLNVSTIQHLWSLDGLFQWRYEQLENSMRVLSRRAQRVIFKLFSLSKRCHKQPQVRLPRDRPQSYWLSHFQSLLYCSESNQLGAFSEELHSCSCRYEHSPCQLPPPCTVGEGPACATCAPDNHTRCGSCNPGFGLTQGLCRPMVADSTENYLGFETDLQDLELGYLLQRADRRLEVHAIFISNDMRLNSWFDPSWRKRMLLTLKSNKYKSNMVHMLLGVSLQICLTKNSTLEPVLTLYINPFGGSHSESWYIPVNENNFPDWQAKKLDLPFECYNWTLTLGNKWKTFFETIHIYLRSRIKTHEGVNDSVYYEPLEMTDPARNLGYMKINSIQVFGYSMHFDPEAIRDLILQLDYPYTQGSQDTAMLQLLEIRDRVNRLSPPGQQRLDLFACLLRHRLKLTPSEVVRIHASLQAFSSRLPNSMDYETTKLCS; from the exons ggagTTCGGGAGATGGAAGGTGAACAACCTGGCTGTAGAGAGGAGAGATTTCCTGGAGTCTCCCTTGCCTCTGACGCCCGAGTTCATCAGGAACATCCGACTCCTGGGCCGCCGGCCCTCCACCCAGATGGTCACTGACAACCTGATCCGGAAGTATGGCACCCACTTCCTGTTGTCAGCTACACTGGGAG GAGAGGAGGCCTTGACGATATTTGTGGACAAGAGGAAGCTGAGTAAGAAAGCGGAGGTGAGCGATTACTCGGGCAACTCCTCCGCCGTGACGCTGGAGGCTCTGCACCAGCTGGCTGCCTCCTACTTCATCGACAGGGAGAGCACCCTGCGCAAGCTGCACCACATCCAGATCGCCTCCACCGCCATCAAG GTGACGGAGACCCGCACAGGTCCTCTCGGATGCAGTAACTATGACAACCTGGACTCCGTCAGCTCCGTGCTGGTTCAGAGTCCTGAAAATAAAGTCCAGCTGCAAG GTTTGCAAATGATCCTCCCGGACTACTTGAGGGAAAGTTTCGTGCAGGCTGCTCTCAGCTACATCGCCTGCAACGGAGAAGGCGGATTTGTGTGCAGGGACAGCGACTGCTGGTGCAGCTGTGACCCCAAGTTCCCAGAATGCAACTGCCCCTACATGGACATCCAGGCCATGGAGGACAGCCTGCAGAGGATCACGGAGACGTGGGGGATTCTCTACAAGGAGTTTGAGGAATCAG ATGAATTCAAGGGGTTCTATGCGAGGCTGCCCCAGAACTACTTCCTCAACGTGTCGACCATCCAACATCTGTGGTCCCTGGACGGTTTGTTCCAGTGGCGATACGAGCAGCTGGAGAACAGCATGCGGGTCCTTTCCAGACGAGCGCAGCGGGTGATCTTCAAGCTCTTCAGTCTCAGTAAAAGATGTCACAAACAGCCACAAGTTCGACTCCCGAGGGACCG ACCTCAGTCCTACTGGCTCAGTCATTTCCAGTCCCTGCTGTATTGCTCGGAGAGTAACCAGCTCGGCGCGTTCTCCGAGGAgctccacagctgcagctgcagatacGAGCACAGCCCGTGTCAGCTGCCTCCGCCCTGCACTGTCGGGGAAGGCCCGGCGTGTGCAACGTGTGCACCGGACAACCACACCCGCTGCGGGAGCTGCAACCCGGGCTTTGGCCTGACGCAGGGGCTCTGCAGGCCGATGGTGGCGGACTCCACGGAGAACTACCTGGGATTCGAGACCGACCTCCAGGACTTGGAGCTGGGCTACCTCCTGCAGAGAGCTGACCGCAGGCTGGAG gTCCACGCCATCTTCATCAGCAACGACATGCGACTCAACAGCTGGTTTGACCCCTcgtggaggaagaggatgctGCTGACCCTGAAGAGCAACAAGTATAAGTCCAACATGGTCCACATGCTGCTGGGAGTGTCCCTCCAGATCTGCCTTACTAAGAACAGCACCCTGGAGCCGGTCCTGACTCTCTACATCAACCCCTTTGGAGGGAGCCACTCAGAGAGCTGGTACATCCCTGTCAATGAGAACAATTTCCCGGACTGGCAGGCCAAGAAGCTGGACCTGCCCTTCGAGTGCTATAACTGGACTCTGACACTGGGCAACAAATGGAAGACGTTCTTTGAAACCATTCACATCTACCTTCGGAGCAGGATAAAGACTCACGAAGGGGTGAACGACAGCGTTTACTACGAGCCCTTGGAAATGACGGATCCCGCTCGGAACCTGGGCTACATGAAGATCAACAGCATCCAGGTGTTTGGCTACAGCATGCACTTTGACCCGGAGGCGATCCGCGACCTGATCCTCCAGCTGGACTACCCGTACACGCAGGGCTCCCAGGACACGGCCATGCTCCAGCTCCTGGAGATACGAGACAGGGTGAACCGGCTGTCGCCTCCCGGTCAACAGCGGTTGGACCTGTTTGCCTGTCTGCTCCGGCACCGACTCAAACTGACTCCCAGCGAGGTGGTGCGCATCCACGCCTCCTTACAGGCCTTCAGCTCACGTCTGCCCAACTCTATGGATTACGAGACCACCAAGCTGTGCAGTTAA